The sequence below is a genomic window from Cryptosporidium parvum Iowa II chromosome 6, whole genome shotgun sequence.
TGATCTGAATGATGATTTGATTGTGGTCTAGTAAATCCAGGTGGGCATACCATATTGGCAGGTTTACTTATCAATCTCTCGCAGTTACCATTTGGACAGATTTTATTTGTAAACAATGCACATCTATCCCCTAATAACACGAACCCTGATGAACATACTAAACTATACTCTTCAAAAATAGTTCTAACACATTCTGCTGAAGGTGTTGAATAATGATGTGTTCCGGCGGTATGCTTGCTTGAAATTGCTGTTTGAATTCCGTTGGCATTTCTGTAACCTTGTGGACATGAAAGAGTTGGTGGAACGACGACTTGTTTTCTGCAGTCACCTTGTAGACAAATTTTTTCTGTTTTTTCGATACATTTGTCGCCATCTAAAATAAATGGAGATTCgcattttaaaatataaggTACTGAAATTGTCTTAATGCACTCAGGGGAAGCTAGATTTCTgtgatgatgatgatgatgatgatgatgtCCTTGATAAATTGTGCCGGTTTGGTAAACTGGAGTTGGATAAGTTGTTAAAATTTCCTGTGTTTGATGAATTACTTGTGGCTGATAATTTACTTGTCTTTGTTGAATTACTTGTGGTTGGTTAATAGTTTGTGGTTGGACGGGAACAGAAACATTTGGATGGTTAATATGAGAATGGCTTATTGGCTGAATTGGTTTAGATGATGAGAATCCTGGAGGGCATACTAATTCAGCAGGCTCATTATATATACGCTCGCAATTACCATTTGGACATATTTTATCCGAATATGTAACACATTTATCCGCTACAAGTCTTGATCCAACAGGACAGATAAGATTATATGGAGCATGGTCTGCATGGATGCATTTCATTTGCTGAATAGGAGCAACAACTGGAACTGGTTGTGGTGGCTGAGAAATTACAGGAGTATATTTATGTCCATGAGAATATCCCTTTTGAGAAGTAGATTGAACCCCAGCTAAGTGTCTGTGGTGTGGATGAGCAGAAATATTCATAACTTCATCTATTTGGTGATATCCAGGGGGACAAGTTAAAGAAACAGGCGCAGTTACAACTCTTTGGCAACTTTCATTCGGGCAAACTTTTTCTCTTGTGGTAGCGCATTTGTCTCCAACCAATGCATATCCTGCAGGGCATGCAAGATCATATGGTGAATATTTGTTAACTTGACATTGAGATCCTACATCTACAGAACCTGGCGGACATTTTAAAGTAGGTGGAGTTTTTACAAACTTAGCACACTCTTTTGATCTTGTTCCATCTTGACAAATTGCTTCTAATGGGTAGTAATTTGTTAATACACATTCTTTTCCTACAAGTTCAGCATTGTTCTCGCAAATAGGCACAGCTGGGACAGAATCAGCTTTTGTACAAGTTTTTGGGGTAATTTTTGGAACATCTTCACAAATTGGCCTTGGAGCCTCTTTATGATGTTGTGTATGTATATTCTGGGTTTGAATTGGTATAACTTGTGAATGTGAATGCCCATGAGAATGACCATGATGATGTCCTGGATTTTGTATCTCAGATGTTTCATAAACTGTTGATGTTTCTTTTGCAGCTGCTAATCTTCTTAGTGCTTTAACATCAGGTGTTTTACACTCTGTAACATAAGTTGTTACTGAACAGTCATATTGGCTTCTTCTAACACATTGTTTACCTGTTTCCAATGAATAACCAGGTGGGCATTCCAAAACAGGCGAACTAATCGATCTCTCTACGCAAACGTCCCCCTCTCTAGTACCAACAGGACAAACGTATTGAAGAGCCCCGGGAACAAGTCTTGTGCACGAGTCTCCATCCAACGCAGAACCTGGAGGACATTCTGGTGTTTTTGGTGAGGTAGTTGTTTGAACACACTGTTGATTTTGTAGAGTGAATCCAGTAGGACATACAGTTGAAGCAGGAGAAAATTGGATACAATCGTCTCCATTTGGTAAAAATCCATCTGGGCAGATAGCATCGATCATTTTTAGTGCAGTACATTGATTTCCTTGAAGTTTATATCCTGGTGGACATTCTGAAACAGGAGGTGCTTCTTTTATTTGCTCGCATTGGGATCCAGAAAGTGTATATCCAGGTGGGCATTCTCTGTTTGGTGCGGAGAAAGAAGCACAATTTGTACcattatcaataaaacCAGTTGGACATACCATATTTATCCTTTCAACTTTTTGGCATTGTCCATTTACCAGGTTTGTACCTGGAGGACACTCTGGTTGTGGTGGAGCTTGAGTAGTTTGGGTACATTGTTTTCCAATTAATACAAAACCTGTTGGACACTCCTTTTCTGGTTGAGAAAACTGAACACAGTCTGATCCATTGTCGAGATATCCAGGTGGACAAATGGCATCTTCTAGTTCATATGAAATACAACTGTTATTTTCCAAGGTTGTACCTGGTGGGCATTCTGTTAATCTTGGAGCAGATTCTGTTTTAACACATTGTTTTCCGGAAAGAGAAAATCCTTGGGGGCAAATTTTCTCTGGTGCAGAAAATTGGACACAATCTTCGCCATTATCTACAAACCCTGGTGGACAAATTGTATCAACTCTTTCTATCGATTGACATTGATCATCTTTTAAAATTGTACCTGGTGGGCATTCGAATTCCATGGGAGCATTTACCATTTGAACGCACCTGTTCCCACTCAATGTAAACCCGGGTGGGCATTCCTTTGTGACTGGAGAATATTTTACACAATCTTTTCCATTGTCTAAAAATTCTGGTGGACAGATAGCATCGATTGCTTGGACTGAAATACAGGCATTATCTTGTAATACTGTACCTGGAGGGCAGACAGGTTGAGTTGGAGCAGAACTAGTTTGTATACATTGGAGGCCTTGTAAAATGAAATTTGGTGGGCATTCCTTTGCAGGAGCTACATATAGTACACAATCATCTCCTGAGTCTGTATATCCTGGTGGGCAGACcatatcaatatttttaatcaCTTTACATTttccattttcaaatattgaattaggTGGGCATGTCGATTCTAATTCAGCTGATTCTGGTGCCATACATTGTTGTCCTGACAAATTGAATCCAGGAGGACAGATTTTATTTGCAGGGAGATATTGAACACATCTATTTCCTTCTTCAACAAAACCAGAAGGACAAACGGTATcaatttgttgaattaatttacaTGTGCCATTCTCCAGTATAGTGCCTGGAGGACATTCTGGATTAGGAGGAGCTGTGTCTGATTGAACACATTGTTTTCCAGAAAAAACGAATCCTGGGGGACATGATTTTTCAGGCATAGTGAATGCAACACAATCTCTTCCATTATCTACGAAACCAGGGGGACATACTGTATCTATCATATGTTTAGAGATACACTCTGTTCCATGTAATGTAGTACCTGGAGGACAAGATGGTTGTTGAGAAGCGGTTTTAGTAGCAGTACATTGCTTTCCTGATATTTCGTATCCTGGTGGACATTGCTTTAGTGGTGCTGTTACTATTAAACAATGCCCCTCGTGATAGATTGCTGGTTCCTGACAGAAAGGCATAGGAGGAACCTGGATACGTTGGACACAAACTCCATTCTCCATTAAATACCCTGGAGGGCAGCTTTCTAGCGGAGTTTCAACATACGTAGGTACCTGGCCTTTTGTGTGTGGCAAAGGGGAAGCTACACCAGGAATGTTGGGTTTAACCTGAGGCGCACCAAATGCACCAATAATAAACgacaataataaaatacgtttcataataaaagaaaaaactatttaatgaaattgacctaataattaaattaggGCAGATATTCAAATAgtaattgaaattattagGTAAAAAATTGTTGATTGAGgaaaaacaataattcGAGGATACACCTAACGCATATACGATACAATTTACACAAATTCGTGAGTGCTCATATTAGAGTTTAATCTAAATTGTTTTAAAGAAACATATGATAATAAACTATCGCTTTgcaataaattaaaatattgaacTTTCGTTGGAATGtgttttttcaataatttttgatcGGATTGTAAATTTATTGGATAAAACCAATCAATTTTTTGGGCGCAATTTTCAGAGATGGATTACATTaacattaaatattatgaaTACTGACATACTTGAAAGTAGAAATAATAGAAGGCCAAGATATGTTTCAATTAGcttaaataatgatgaattaacACATTTTTGTCCATTCTTATctgataatgatgaaaaagTCCTGTTTACGTTGACATGCAATTATCTTTCTTTGGGACAATTTGAGTTAGCAAGATCAAGCATACTTCAGCTAAGTTCATTAAACTTTAGAAAGGTGTCTGAGCTACTTTATTCCATAATTTATTATGGTCCTCCCCCAGACTGGCAGCTTTCTGTCACAATTTCTACATCAGCACATTTTATACTTGCATGCATAAGAGAATATGAATcatttttcagaaataatACTAAAATTGAAAACTACATAATTAAAAGGACTGAgtttgatttattaattgggCAAATGATAGCGGATATCTCCGATGTTAAAATTagttttgaaataattaagaaattaagaaatttttattccgtttttttaattaatggaCTTGACGTCAAAGTTCCAGAACTGAAAATCTTGCCAAAAATTGTTGGATTACCTTCTTATCTTAGCAGGCTTCCTTCATTTTCGACAAATTTGAACAAATTATCtgaaaatttattgattGACTTGGCAAATAATCAAGGAAAGTATCTTTcgattaaaataattaatgaaatgtTTGAATGTTTTAATACATCTCGgagatattttattaaaatcgCAAAAATACTAATTATGGATCATTCGAATACATTAAAATTCGAGACTAGTTTGATCAAAGACAACTCAATACTTAAAAATACATTATCTTCTATCAATGTTAGCTTAAATTGGATTGGATTGAAGAATTGCATTATTGATCTGATTTTTTTCAAGGAAAATTGTGGAATAATATCCTTAAATTCGCTTGGAGATAtgatttcaaaaaatatttcaataattaaattagaaGATATTTTCGAAAATCATGATTTAGAGCTTACTAATTTTACATATGAAAAAGATGTTTCATCAAAAAACAACTTtactaaaaataaaaagccAGAGGATGTTATTTCAATAGTATTTATGATATTTTGCATAATAAATCtattttgtaaatataaaCTGAACAAGGAGATTTTTCTTAAGTTTTTAGCTGAccaaattgaaattttaaagTCTTGTGAAGATATTTGTAACACATGTATATTTGACTCTagaataatttcaaatgtTAAAAGTctattttcagaaaatcTTCTTAAGCAATTAAGTAATTTTCAAAGCATTCATCAATACTTAAATGATATAAATACAGTTAAATTTTTCGAAAATGATACTTATTCTGATCATATTGGAACACTtgttaattcaaattccGACCAAAATTTATTGTTTAAAATTGTTTTGGAATTTGacaatattttgtttaatattaattttggaataaGTAATTCTTTGGgaattttttcattacCAAGATATAttgagaataaaaataaagttaCTTTAAATCCTATTTTAACTTAcgatttttcaataaattgtaaatttgatgaaaagCCTTTTTTTTGGTGCGAATATTTAAggtatttaaatttatctaGAAATAAGTTTGAAGAGCTGcccattatttttataacaaatttatttgacaAGATTTATAAAAccaaaagaaatattaattcttttgagtctgcaaataaaattattctttgtTTCCCACATTTAAGAGCAATTTGCGTTCATCTTGGGATGAAAAACGATCCTATTTTTAATTGGGAACTACTTAAGAACATCTGGTTGCCATTTAGATTAATTAGCAAAAACGAAGAATCACTTGTTGAGAGCAAATCTTTGGAACTCGATCTAGATGAAATATCAAGAAGACATGCAATTTCCATGTTTATTTCGGAAGAACTTAATTCGAATTTTTGCAGCGAGTTTAGATATAGttcaaacaaaaatattagaaaaatatttgaagaaataactcttaaaaaatcaattataaattattattttgataattttaacTCTTCCAAAAAGTACACAACAATAAATTGGGTTTCACTGGAAGCATTTATTTC
It includes:
- a CDS encoding CpCOWP1, oocyst wall protein with type I and type II cysteine-rich repeats, with protein sequence IVFSFIMKRILLLSFIIGAFGAPQVKPNIPGVASPLPHTKGQVPTYVETPLESCPPGYLMENGVCVQRIQVPPMPFCQEPAIYHEGHCLIVTAPLKQCPPGYEISGKQCTATKTASQQPSCPPGTTLHGTECISKHMIDTVCPPGFVDNGRDCVAFTMPEKSCPPGFVFSGKQCVQSDTAPPNPECPPGTILENGTCKLIQQIDTVCPSGFVEEGNRCVQYLPANKICPPGFNLSGQQCMAPESAELESTCPPNSIFENGKCKVIKNIDMVCPPGYTDSGDDCVLYVAPAKECPPNFILQGLQCIQTSSAPTQPVCPPGTVLQDNACISVQAIDAICPPEFLDNGKDCVKYSPVTKECPPGFTLSGNRCVQMVNAPMEFECPPGTILKDDQCQSIERVDTICPPGFVDNGEDCVQFSAPEKICPQGFSLSGKQCVKTESAPRLTECPPGTTLENNSCISYELEDAICPPGYLDNGSDCVQFSQPEKECPTGFVLIGKQCTQTTQAPPQPECPPGTNLVNGQCQKVERINMVCPTGFIDNGTNCASFSAPNRECPPGYTLSGSQCEQIKEAPPVSECPPGYKLQGNQCTALKMIDAICPDGFLPNGDDCIQFSPASTVCPTGFTLQNQQCVQTTTSPKTPECPPGSALDGDSCTRLVPGALQYVCPVGTREGDVCVERSISSPVLECPPGYSLETGKQCVRRSQYDCSVTTYVTECKTPDVKALRRLAAAKETSTVYETSEIQNPGHHHGHSHGHSHSQVIPIQTQNIHTQHHKEAPRPICEDVPKITPKTCTKADSVPAVPICENNAELVGKECVLTNYYPLEAICQDGTRSKECAKFVKTPPTLKCPPGSVDVGSQCQVNKYSPYDLACPAGYALVGDKCATTREKVCPNESCQRVVTAPVSLTCPPGYHQIDEVMNISAHPHHRHLAGVQSTSQKGYSHGHKYTPVISQPPQPVPVVAPIQQMKCIHADHAPYNLICPVGSRLVADKCVTYSDKICPNGNCERIYNEPAELVCPPGFSSSKPIQPISHSHINHPNVSVPVQPQTINQPQVIQQRQVNYQPQVIHQTQEILTTYPTPVYQTGTIYQGHHHHHHHHHRNLASPECIKTISVPYILKCESPFILDGDKCIEKTEKICLQGDCRKQVVVPPTLSCPQGYRNANGIQTAISSKHTAGTHHYSTPSAECVRTIFEEYSLVCSSGFVLLGDRCALFTNKICPNGNCERLISKPANMVCPPGFTRPQSNHHSDHAGHGHGHGNQLLQECTKQIYTPYDLSCPDNYSIIGDKCAIHTVKVCPDGNCEQLIRSPPTMECPPGYYRPQAGVAIRSHGHKASGASQCMRNVYEPYALQCPDGFRLLGDMCQQSTAKVCPNNNCERISYIPPILSCPQNFERSGQRCIANEYADYELACPPGLIVISDKCAKYADKVCPNGDCERIRTFPPELVCPPGYTMEAGVAQGTRRSLGTASNHPHHSSGHHHALGHHHHHHAVTQEVSIVRTTVCSREVFAPYSLSCTADSQLLGDRCARFAPKVCPSGGCEKIESTPVVSSCPSGYVTDQDGTCYIVEYAPFSLTCNDPYTLFDNKECVLVTKPDSRCPDNTEKTSTGCVKKVITTPIVSYETTCIGPTCNAA